A window from Mesorhizobium sp. WSM2240 encodes these proteins:
- a CDS encoding DinB family protein encodes MKQHFTMFAAYNSWANQRVYDAAAALSPEEFRRDTGAFFKSMMGTLNHLVAADRIWMKRFTGEGDAPTALDAIIHEDFTKLRAAREAEDKRIAKWIGSLGEKAFSGRFTYMTVTDMRTVSQRLAPALDHFFNHQTHHRGQAHMILTVLGKPSLQLDLIYFQRTEEGRAYA; translated from the coding sequence ATGAAACAGCATTTCACGATGTTCGCGGCCTATAATTCATGGGCCAACCAGCGGGTCTATGACGCGGCGGCGGCACTCTCGCCCGAAGAGTTCCGGCGCGATACCGGGGCGTTCTTCAAGTCGATGATGGGCACGCTCAACCATCTCGTGGCAGCCGACCGCATCTGGATGAAGCGCTTCACCGGCGAGGGTGATGCGCCGACCGCGCTCGACGCCATCATCCACGAGGATTTCACCAAACTCCGGGCGGCGCGCGAGGCGGAGGACAAGAGGATCGCCAAATGGATCGGCAGCCTGGGCGAAAAGGCGTTCTCGGGGCGATTCACTTACATGACCGTCACCGACATGCGTACCGTATCTCAACGGCTCGCGCCCGCGCTCGACCATTTCTTCAACCATCAGACCCACCATCGCGGACAGGCGCACATGATCCTGACTGTGCTCGGCAAGCCGTCGCTTCAGCTCGACCTGATCTACTTCCAGCGCACCGAAGAGGGCAGGGCCTATGCGTGA
- a CDS encoding amidase, giving the protein MGSTRDRLEEILARLADRADDERVFLKLYSELARLAADAADARRKAGISLGPLDGRIVSIKDLFDVAGETTTAGSAALAEAPPAARDAAVVGRLRRAGAVIIGKTNMTEFAFSGIGLNRHFGTPGNAADATRVPGGSSSGAGVSVAEGTSDIAIGSDTGGSVRIPAALNGVVGFKPTAGRVPLSGAFPLSATLDSIGPLARNVADCAIADAVMAGEEPDALEPFPLASMRIGIPQGRLFGDIDAAVAEGFARSLKPLEAAGAIIADHSVDDLLNNMAEATKGASIASVEAAEIHADLAATPAWSLVDPRIGGPIKRRAAVPAHAYIRILRKRAALAAAMDRRLMPVDVLVLPTTPIVAPAIQPLLEDDDLYDRTDGLLLRNPQVANQFDLAGISLPMPGMSLPGGFMLLARNGHDRRLLSIAAAVEESFRRAS; this is encoded by the coding sequence GTGGGCTCGACCAGGGACCGGCTCGAAGAAATCCTCGCGCGGCTCGCCGATCGCGCGGACGATGAACGGGTTTTCCTGAAGCTCTATTCCGAGCTGGCCAGGCTCGCTGCTGATGCGGCGGATGCGCGCCGCAAAGCGGGGATTTCGCTCGGCCCGCTCGACGGCAGAATTGTCTCGATCAAGGATCTGTTCGATGTCGCCGGCGAGACGACGACTGCTGGTTCGGCAGCACTTGCCGAAGCACCGCCAGCGGCCCGGGACGCCGCAGTCGTGGGGCGGCTGAGGCGGGCAGGGGCCGTGATCATCGGCAAGACAAATATGACTGAATTCGCCTTTTCCGGCATCGGCCTCAACCGGCATTTCGGCACGCCGGGCAACGCGGCGGATGCGACGCGCGTTCCGGGCGGCTCGTCGTCGGGCGCAGGCGTATCCGTTGCGGAAGGGACGAGCGATATCGCTATCGGCTCGGATACGGGCGGATCGGTGCGCATTCCCGCTGCGTTGAACGGCGTGGTCGGCTTCAAGCCAACGGCCGGGCGCGTTCCGCTCTCAGGCGCATTTCCGCTGTCCGCGACGCTCGATTCGATTGGCCCGCTGGCGCGCAACGTGGCGGATTGCGCAATCGCTGACGCGGTGATGGCCGGTGAGGAGCCGGACGCACTTGAGCCATTTCCTCTGGCCAGCATGCGCATCGGCATTCCGCAAGGCCGCCTATTCGGCGACATCGATGCTGCCGTGGCCGAGGGCTTTGCGCGCAGCCTGAAACCGCTGGAGGCAGCCGGCGCGATAATCGCCGACCATTCAGTCGACGACCTGCTGAACAATATGGCCGAAGCGACGAAAGGAGCCTCTATCGCATCGGTGGAGGCAGCAGAAATTCATGCCGACTTGGCCGCGACTCCGGCATGGTCGCTGGTTGATCCGCGTATCGGCGGGCCGATCAAACGCCGCGCCGCCGTTCCGGCACACGCCTATATAAGGATACTGCGAAAGCGGGCGGCGCTCGCCGCCGCCATGGACCGGCGGCTGATGCCGGTAGATGTGCTGGTTTTGCCGACGACGCCGATCGTCGCACCGGCCATCCAGCCGCTGCTGGAGGACGATGACCTCTACGACCGCACCGACGGATTGCTACTTCGAAATCCGCAGGTCGCCAACCAGTTCGATCTGGCCGGCATTTCGCTGCCGATGCCGGGCATGAGCCTTCCGGGCGGCTTCATGCTCTTGGCGCGCAACGGCCACGATCGGCGCCTGCTGAGCATCGCAGCCGCCGTCGAGGAATCTTTCCGCCGCGCTTCCTGA
- a CDS encoding ABC transporter permease, translating to MNFHAIRAIYIFEMARTWRTLLQSIVSPVISTSLYFVVFGAAIGSRIPEIDGVSYGAFIVPGLIMLSLLTQSISNASFGIYFPKFVGTIYEILSAPVSFLEITIAYVGAAATKSVILGTIILATAALFVDLTIVHPFWMILFLVLTAVTFSLFGFIIGIWADGFEKLQLVPLLIVTPLTFLGGSFYSISMLPPFWQNVTLFNPVLYLVSGFRWSFYGAADVSVGISLGMTLVFLAICLAVVAWIFRTGYRLKT from the coding sequence ATGAATTTCCACGCGATCCGCGCGATCTACATCTTCGAGATGGCGCGCACCTGGCGCACCCTTTTGCAAAGCATCGTTTCGCCGGTCATATCGACGTCGCTCTATTTCGTCGTCTTCGGCGCGGCCATCGGCTCACGCATCCCAGAGATCGACGGCGTCAGCTACGGCGCCTTCATCGTGCCGGGGCTGATCATGCTGTCGCTGCTCACCCAGAGCATCTCCAACGCCTCGTTCGGCATCTATTTCCCGAAATTCGTCGGCACGATTTATGAAATCCTCTCGGCGCCGGTGTCGTTCCTGGAGATCACCATCGCCTATGTCGGGGCGGCGGCAACCAAATCGGTCATCCTCGGAACGATCATATTGGCGACCGCGGCGCTTTTCGTGGATCTCACGATCGTTCATCCCTTCTGGATGATCCTGTTCCTGGTGCTGACGGCGGTCACGTTCAGCCTGTTCGGCTTCATCATCGGCATCTGGGCCGACGGCTTCGAGAAGCTGCAGCTTGTGCCGCTCCTCATCGTCACGCCGCTGACATTCCTCGGCGGCAGCTTCTATTCCATCAGCATGCTGCCGCCCTTCTGGCAGAACGTGACACTGTTCAACCCGGTACTCTACCTAGTCAGCGGCTTCCGCTGGAGTTTTTACGGCGCGGCCGACGTCAGCGTCGGCATCAGCCTCGGCATGACGCTCGTCTTCCTGGCAATCTGCCTCGCCGTCGTCGCCTGGATCTTCCGCACCGGCTACCGGTTGAAGACGTAA
- a CDS encoding ABC transporter ATP-binding protein, translating into MQPVISVSNLSKTYESGFQALKNINLEIRRGEIFALLGPNGAGKTTLIGIICGIVNPTEGTVHADGYDIISDYRQARSQIGLVPQELTTDAFETVWATVSFSRGLFGKGRDPAHIERVLRDLSLWDKKDSKIMTLSGGMKRRVMIAKALSHEPRILFLDEPTAGVDVELRRDMWNVVRSLRDTGVTIILTTHYIEEAEEMADRIGVISHGELILVEDKVELMRKLGKKRLTLQLQHPLAAIPENLRSYGMELAEDGHELVYTYDTQGERTGITTLLQDLSAAGIRFKDIQTNQSSLEEIFVSLVRERS; encoded by the coding sequence ATGCAGCCAGTCATTTCCGTCTCGAACCTTTCCAAGACCTACGAGTCCGGGTTCCAGGCGCTCAAGAACATCAACCTGGAGATCAGGCGCGGCGAGATATTCGCGCTTCTGGGACCAAACGGCGCCGGCAAGACCACGCTGATCGGCATCATCTGCGGCATCGTAAATCCGACGGAAGGAACGGTCCACGCCGACGGCTACGACATCATCTCCGATTACCGTCAGGCCCGCTCGCAGATCGGCCTCGTGCCGCAGGAACTGACGACGGACGCGTTCGAGACGGTCTGGGCGACGGTCAGCTTCAGCCGCGGCCTGTTCGGCAAAGGGCGCGACCCAGCGCATATAGAGCGCGTGCTGCGCGACCTGTCGCTCTGGGACAAGAAGGACAGCAAGATTATGACGCTCTCGGGCGGCATGAAACGCCGGGTGATGATCGCCAAGGCGCTGTCGCACGAGCCGCGAATCCTGTTCCTCGACGAGCCGACCGCCGGCGTCGACGTGGAATTGCGCCGCGACATGTGGAATGTCGTGCGCTCATTGCGCGATACCGGCGTCACCATCATCCTCACCACCCACTACATCGAGGAGGCCGAGGAGATGGCCGACCGTATCGGGGTGATCAGCCATGGCGAGCTCATCCTCGTCGAGGACAAGGTCGAGCTGATGCGCAAGCTCGGCAAGAAACGGCTGACGCTGCAACTCCAGCACCCGTTGGCCGCCATCCCGGAGAACCTGCGCTCATACGGAATGGAACTCGCCGAAGACGGCCACGAACTGGTCTACACCTACGACACCCAAGGCGAGCGAACCGGCATCACGACGCTGCTGCAGGATCTCAGTGCGGCGGGAATACGGTTCAAGGATATCCAGACCAACCAGAGCTCGCTCGAGGAGATCTTCGTCAGTCTGGTGAGGGAGCGGTCATGA
- a CDS encoding ABC-F family ATP-binding cassette domain-containing protein, whose amino-acid sequence MLIINDLSLRIAGRLLLDHASLTLPAGTKAGLVGRNGTGKTTLFKAITGDMSAETGSVSLPKNTRIGQVAQEAPGTEEPLIDIVLKADVERTALLAEEQTTTDPHRIGEIHMRLADIDAHSAEARAATILAGLGFDSEAQKRPASSFSGGWRMRVALAAVLFSEPDLLLLDEPTNYLDLEGTLWLETYVSKYPHTVLLISHDRDLLNRAVNSIVHLEKQKLTFWRGAYDQFERQRAEQALLQEKSRAKQEAARKHMESFVERFRAKASKARQAQSRLKALERMKPIAAVVNETVRPFSFPEPVKTVASPIIALDRVDVGYQPGHPILKKMTLRIDADDRIALLGANGNGKSTFAKLLAGRLKAETGTMTIAPGLKVAIFAQHQLDDLRPEENAYEHVRRLMPEAPESKVRARVAQFGLATEKMNTPAKDLSGGEKARLLMGLSAFEGPNLFILDEPTNHLDIDSRESLIHALNDFPGAVILISHDRHLIEATADRLWLVKDGQVNPYDGDLADYRQQVTGVAGDRKERREAEKASKADRRREAAQRRAALEPVAKEIRATEALMDRIRKRIDGIEDELANPAVYEKDPSTATRLAKERSQLAQTLAGHEEKWLALSTEYEEGTAE is encoded by the coding sequence ATGCTAATCATCAATGATCTTTCGCTCCGTATAGCCGGACGCCTGCTCCTCGATCACGCCTCGCTGACGCTGCCGGCGGGAACGAAGGCTGGTCTTGTCGGCCGCAACGGCACCGGCAAGACCACGCTGTTCAAGGCGATTACCGGCGACATGTCGGCCGAGACCGGCTCTGTCAGCCTGCCCAAGAACACGCGCATCGGACAGGTGGCGCAGGAGGCGCCCGGCACCGAGGAGCCGCTGATCGACATCGTGCTCAAGGCCGACGTCGAGCGAACCGCGCTGCTCGCCGAGGAGCAGACGACGACCGATCCGCACCGCATTGGCGAGATTCACATGCGGCTGGCCGACATCGACGCGCATTCGGCGGAAGCGCGCGCGGCGACCATCCTGGCCGGCCTGGGCTTCGACTCCGAGGCGCAGAAGCGGCCGGCTTCTTCTTTCTCCGGCGGCTGGCGCATGCGCGTGGCGCTGGCGGCAGTGCTGTTTTCTGAGCCGGACCTTCTGCTGCTCGACGAACCGACGAACTATCTCGATCTCGAAGGCACGTTGTGGCTGGAAACCTATGTTTCGAAATATCCGCACACTGTCCTGCTGATCTCGCATGACCGCGACCTGCTCAATCGTGCGGTCAATTCGATCGTGCATCTGGAGAAGCAGAAGCTGACTTTCTGGCGCGGCGCCTACGACCAGTTCGAGCGCCAGCGCGCCGAACAGGCGCTGCTGCAGGAGAAGAGCCGCGCCAAGCAGGAGGCGGCCCGCAAGCACATGGAATCCTTCGTGGAGCGGTTTCGGGCCAAGGCTTCCAAGGCGCGCCAGGCGCAGTCGCGGCTTAAGGCGCTGGAGCGGATGAAGCCGATTGCCGCGGTGGTAAACGAGACGGTGCGGCCGTTCTCCTTTCCTGAGCCGGTGAAGACGGTGGCTTCGCCGATCATTGCGCTCGACCGCGTCGATGTGGGCTATCAGCCGGGTCACCCGATCCTGAAAAAGATGACACTCCGGATCGACGCCGACGACCGTATCGCGCTGCTCGGCGCCAACGGCAACGGCAAGTCGACCTTCGCCAAGCTTCTGGCTGGCCGGCTGAAGGCGGAGACCGGCACGATGACGATCGCTCCGGGGCTGAAGGTCGCGATTTTCGCCCAGCACCAGCTCGACGATCTGCGGCCGGAGGAGAACGCCTATGAGCATGTCCGTCGCCTGATGCCGGAGGCGCCGGAATCGAAGGTGCGAGCGCGGGTCGCGCAGTTCGGCCTGGCGACGGAGAAGATGAATACGCCGGCCAAGGATCTGTCCGGCGGCGAAAAAGCGCGGCTGTTGATGGGGCTCTCGGCATTCGAGGGCCCGAACCTGTTCATCCTAGACGAGCCGACGAATCATCTGGATATCGATTCGCGCGAATCGCTGATCCATGCGCTCAACGATTTTCCGGGCGCGGTGATCCTGATCTCGCACGATCGCCATCTGATCGAGGCGACGGCCGACCGGCTGTGGCTGGTCAAGGACGGGCAGGTGAATCCCTATGACGGCGATCTGGCGGATTATCGCCAGCAGGTCACCGGCGTTGCTGGCGATCGCAAGGAGCGGCGCGAGGCGGAAAAGGCATCCAAGGCCGACCGCCGCCGCGAGGCTGCCCAGCGCCGCGCCGCCTTGGAACCGGTCGCCAAGGAGATCCGCGCCACCGAGGCGCTGATGGACCGCATCCGCAAGCGCATCGACGGCATCGAGGACGAGCTTGCCAATCCGGCGGTCTATGAGAAGGATCCTTCGACAGCGACGCGGCTCGCCAAGGAGCGCTCGCAGCTTGCCCAGACGCTGGCCGGCCATGAGGAAAAATGGCTTGCATTGTCGACGGAATATGAGGAAGGCACGGCGGAGTAG
- a CDS encoding type II toxin-antitoxin system RelE/ParE family toxin, translated as MAEYWIVRSPAAEDDLIDIWCSVAMDNPAAADQVLETFAVRIKQLATFPDSGSRRPDIAPDARALVVGSYLVLYRHMGKHVEIVRVVHGARDLTTLL; from the coding sequence ATGGCTGAGTATTGGATCGTCCGCAGCCCGGCGGCTGAAGACGATCTCATCGACATCTGGTGCAGTGTCGCGATGGACAATCCCGCCGCAGCAGATCAGGTTCTCGAGACCTTCGCTGTTCGGATCAAGCAGCTTGCGACATTCCCCGATTCCGGCTCGCGAAGGCCCGATATCGCTCCAGATGCGCGCGCGCTGGTTGTCGGAAGTTATCTGGTTCTTTACCGGCACATGGGTAAACACGTGGAGATTGTCCGCGTCGTGCACGGCGCGCGCGATCTGACGACGCTCCTATAG
- a CDS encoding type II toxin-antitoxin system ParD family antitoxin — protein MSSVEKVSVALSPELLDVVKKAVATGEYGSASEVIREALREWRLRQPLRQAELDRLRKAWAQGLESGRPEPFDIDDIVRRARNRFENGSDTSRNG, from the coding sequence ATGTCGTCTGTCGAAAAAGTAAGCGTAGCGCTGTCGCCGGAACTGCTCGATGTGGTCAAGAAGGCCGTCGCCACTGGTGAATATGGTTCGGCAAGTGAGGTCATCCGTGAGGCCCTGCGTGAGTGGCGGCTTCGGCAACCCTTGCGCCAAGCGGAGTTAGATCGACTAAGAAAAGCCTGGGCCCAAGGGCTTGAAAGCGGCCGGCCCGAGCCGTTTGATATCGACGACATTGTGCGGCGCGCGCGCAACCGGTTCGAGAACGGATCGGACACATCGCGCAATGGCTGA
- a CDS encoding histidine phosphatase family protein has product MKQLLLLRHAKSSWDDPSLMDFDRPLAPRGRKAAERMGRELAARNWLPQLALVSPAARTRETWEVVAAALPSSVSVDFPDTLYDAAAEDVLSEIRRTPEAVRTLLILGHNPGFEDLAKQLAGDDSGAKALKRLHEKFPTAALARFDFDGKWVELGLGRARLTHFLRPKDLG; this is encoded by the coding sequence ATGAAACAGCTGCTGTTGTTGCGCCACGCGAAGTCGAGCTGGGACGATCCGTCACTCATGGATTTCGACCGGCCGCTCGCCCCGCGCGGACGCAAAGCTGCTGAGCGCATGGGGAGAGAACTTGCCGCCCGCAACTGGCTGCCGCAACTGGCGCTGGTGTCGCCGGCCGCGCGCACGCGCGAGACATGGGAGGTGGTCGCGGCCGCACTGCCCAGCTCCGTCTCAGTCGATTTCCCCGACACCCTCTATGACGCTGCAGCGGAAGACGTGCTGTCCGAAATTCGGCGAACGCCGGAAGCAGTGAGAACCCTGCTCATCCTCGGCCACAATCCCGGTTTCGAAGACCTCGCCAAGCAGCTTGCGGGCGACGATTCGGGGGCCAAAGCCCTGAAGCGGCTTCACGAAAAATTCCCGACCGCTGCGCTCGCCCGCTTTGATTTCGACGGCAAATGGGTCGAACTTGGCCTCGGCCGTGCGCGGCTGACGCATTTTCTGCGACCCAAAGACCTCGGCTGA
- the purN gene encoding phosphoribosylglycinamide formyltransferase, which translates to MSISRKRTVIMISGRGSNMASLIEAASERNFPAEIVGVISDKADARGLHIAAAKDLPARTIARGDFSSKEAHDAAIDDALSAFEAEIVCLAGYMRLLTTGFVEKWKGRMLNIHPALLPAFRGLDTHARALEAGMRIHGCTVHFVTAETDSGPIIAQAAVPVLLDDTEATLAARVLKAEHHLYPLALRMVALGMARMENGRTVFADTELVEQSAGGFLSSPSAIREAVDLEQLARFTP; encoded by the coding sequence ATGAGCATCAGCCGCAAACGCACAGTCATCATGATTTCCGGGCGCGGCTCCAACATGGCGTCGCTGATCGAGGCGGCTTCCGAGCGGAACTTCCCGGCAGAGATCGTCGGCGTCATCTCCGACAAGGCCGACGCGCGCGGCCTCCATATCGCCGCAGCCAAGGATCTGCCGGCCCGCACAATCGCGCGGGGCGATTTTTCCAGCAAGGAAGCCCACGACGCGGCAATCGACGATGCGCTCTCGGCCTTCGAGGCCGAGATAGTGTGCCTCGCCGGCTACATGCGGCTCCTGACCACCGGTTTCGTGGAAAAATGGAAGGGACGGATGCTCAACATCCACCCCGCCCTGCTTCCCGCCTTCCGGGGGCTTGACACCCATGCACGTGCGCTCGAAGCCGGAATGCGCATCCACGGCTGCACGGTCCATTTCGTCACGGCCGAAACCGATTCCGGCCCGATCATCGCGCAGGCGGCGGTCCCGGTGCTTCTGGACGACACCGAAGCCACGCTTGCCGCGCGCGTGCTCAAGGCCGAGCACCATCTCTATCCGCTCGCCCTGCGCATGGTCGCGCTCGGCATGGCGCGTATGGAAAACGGCCGCACTGTCTTTGCCGATACCGAACTGGTCGAGCAGAGCGCAGGCGGTTTCCTGTCTTCGCCAAGTGCTATCCGCGAAGCCGTCGACCTGGAGCAACTCGCCCGCTTCACGCCGTGA
- the purM gene encoding phosphoribosylformylglycinamidine cyclo-ligase translates to MGERKNGLTYAEAGVDIDAGNAMVEKIKPLVRSTRRPGADGEIGGFGGLFDLKAAGFSDPILVAANDGVGTKLKVAIEAGKHDTIGIDLVAMCVNDIVVQGAEPLFFLDYFATGKLDPDQGAAIVAGIAEGCRQAGCALIGGETAEMPGMYHGNDYDLAGFAVGAAERGQLLPTDDIVEGDVLLGLASSGLHSNGFSLVRRIVAASGVGWQDAAPFADEGTLAEALLEPTRIYVKSVLKAIRGTHGIKALAHITGGGFPENIPRVLPKDFSAELDLEAIDVPPVFGWLAKTGGVAPNEMMRTFNCGVGMILVVASGQAAQVAAVLQEAGETVSPIGRIVPRRDAGVIYRGAIAL, encoded by the coding sequence ATGGGCGAACGGAAAAACGGACTCACCTACGCCGAGGCGGGTGTCGACATCGACGCCGGCAATGCGATGGTGGAAAAGATCAAGCCGCTGGTCCGCTCGACGAGGCGTCCCGGCGCGGATGGCGAGATCGGCGGCTTCGGCGGGCTGTTCGACCTGAAGGCCGCCGGTTTTTCCGATCCCATATTGGTCGCCGCCAATGACGGAGTCGGCACCAAGCTCAAAGTCGCGATCGAGGCCGGCAAGCACGACACGATCGGCATCGACCTCGTCGCGATGTGCGTCAACGATATCGTCGTGCAGGGCGCGGAGCCGCTGTTCTTCCTCGATTATTTCGCCACGGGCAAGCTCGATCCCGACCAGGGCGCGGCAATCGTCGCGGGCATTGCCGAAGGCTGCCGCCAAGCCGGCTGCGCGCTGATAGGCGGCGAGACGGCGGAAATGCCCGGAATGTATCACGGCAACGACTACGACCTCGCCGGCTTTGCCGTCGGCGCCGCCGAACGCGGCCAGCTCCTGCCCACCGACGACATTGTCGAGGGCGACGTGCTGCTTGGCCTCGCCTCATCCGGGCTGCACTCCAACGGTTTTTCGCTGGTCCGCCGCATCGTCGCCGCAAGTGGCGTCGGCTGGCAGGACGCCGCGCCTTTCGCCGACGAAGGCACATTGGCCGAAGCGCTGCTCGAGCCTACTCGCATCTATGTGAAATCGGTGTTGAAGGCGATACGCGGCACTCACGGCATCAAGGCGCTGGCGCACATCACCGGCGGCGGCTTTCCCGAAAACATACCGCGCGTGCTGCCCAAGGACTTTTCCGCCGAACTCGACCTCGAGGCGATCGACGTGCCGCCGGTGTTCGGCTGGCTCGCCAAGACGGGCGGTGTCGCGCCGAACGAGATGATGCGCACCTTCAATTGCGGCGTCGGCATGATCCTCGTCGTCGCCTCGGGCCAGGCCGCTCAGGTCGCGGCCGTGCTCCAAGAGGCCGGCGAAACCGTATCGCCGATCGGCCGCATCGTGCCGCGCCGCGACGCAGGCGTCATCTACCGGGGAGCGATCGCGCTATGA
- a CDS encoding CDP-alcohol phosphatidyltransferase family protein — MTVANMITILRFVLVPGVVYALLAGHMDWAFAGFLIAGISDGVDGFVARHFNQRSELGAYMDPMADKLLLVSVFVVLGFMGELPLWLVIAAVSRDALIVCAVLLSTIMGRPVAMKPLMVSKANTLIQIVLAAVVLAELAFETLFGPLRTGLIFLSGLLTVASAAAYLVAWLRHMSGYGESKTPDS; from the coding sequence GTGACCGTCGCCAACATGATCACGATCCTGCGCTTTGTGCTGGTGCCGGGCGTTGTCTATGCGCTTTTGGCCGGCCACATGGATTGGGCCTTCGCCGGCTTCCTGATTGCGGGCATTTCGGACGGTGTCGACGGCTTCGTCGCCCGGCACTTCAACCAACGCTCCGAACTTGGCGCGTATATGGACCCAATGGCCGACAAGCTGCTGCTGGTCAGCGTTTTCGTCGTGCTGGGCTTTATGGGCGAACTGCCTCTGTGGCTGGTGATCGCCGCCGTCTCGCGCGACGCGCTCATAGTATGCGCCGTGCTTCTGTCGACGATCATGGGCAGGCCGGTGGCCATGAAACCGCTGATGGTTTCCAAGGCCAACACGCTCATCCAGATCGTGCTTGCAGCTGTGGTGCTTGCCGAACTTGCCTTCGAAACGCTTTTCGGCCCGCTCCGCACGGGCCTGATATTCCTGTCCGGGCTCTTGACCGTGGCTTCGGCCGCAGCCTATCTCGTTGCCTGGCTGAGGCATATGAGCGGCTATGGCGAAAGCAAGACTCCAGACAGTTGA
- a CDS encoding AI-2E family transporter — protein MAKARLQTVDVTLQDAAAAAFRRQILFWTTTAVILAVFIYLFSDILLPFVAGMVLAYFLDPVADRLERLGLSRVMATILILIAFLIVLVLALVILIPVLASQLSDFIVRLPEYLSRFQALVTSYDPNWLEQRFGLDAGSLQEGLNSLLTSGMGLVTTVFQSIWSSGVAIFSIAGLFIVTPVVAFYMLLDWDRMVATVDGWVPRDHVETVRQLATDINTATAGFVRGQGTLCLILGAMYAFGLTLTGLNFGILIGLFAGLISFIPYVGSLVGLVLSVGLAVVQFWPDWTMVLAVAGVFFAGQFIEGNILQPRLVGKSVGLHPVWLMFALFAFGALFGFVGLLIAVPAAAAVAVLVRFAISRYLESPLYKGHVEEPVKAKAVRQTKPAGGAGERDGDARA, from the coding sequence ATGGCGAAAGCAAGACTCCAGACAGTTGACGTGACGCTGCAGGACGCCGCCGCCGCCGCGTTCCGCCGGCAGATCCTGTTCTGGACCACCACCGCCGTCATCCTCGCGGTATTCATCTATCTGTTCAGCGACATCCTGCTGCCTTTCGTGGCCGGCATGGTGCTCGCCTATTTCCTTGACCCGGTCGCCGACCGGCTCGAGCGGCTCGGCCTGTCGCGGGTGATGGCGACGATCCTGATCCTGATCGCCTTCCTTATCGTGCTGGTGCTCGCACTGGTGATACTGATCCCGGTGCTCGCCTCCCAGCTTTCCGATTTCATCGTCAGGCTGCCGGAATATCTGAGCCGCTTCCAGGCATTGGTCACCTCTTATGATCCGAACTGGTTGGAACAGAGATTCGGACTGGATGCGGGCAGCCTGCAGGAGGGCCTGAATTCGCTGCTGACGTCGGGCATGGGCCTCGTCACCACTGTGTTTCAGTCTATCTGGAGCTCAGGCGTCGCCATATTCAGCATTGCCGGCCTGTTCATCGTCACCCCGGTCGTGGCGTTCTACATGCTGCTCGACTGGGACCGCATGGTGGCGACCGTCGACGGCTGGGTGCCGCGCGACCATGTCGAAACGGTCCGCCAACTCGCCACCGACATCAATACCGCGACGGCGGGTTTCGTTCGCGGGCAGGGCACGCTCTGCCTGATCCTCGGCGCCATGTACGCTTTCGGGCTGACGCTCACCGGCTTGAACTTCGGCATCCTCATCGGCCTCTTTGCCGGGCTGATCAGTTTCATCCCCTATGTGGGCTCGCTGGTCGGGCTGGTGCTTTCGGTCGGTCTCGCGGTCGTGCAGTTCTGGCCGGACTGGACCATGGTGCTCGCGGTGGCCGGCGTTTTCTTCGCCGGCCAGTTTATCGAGGGCAACATCCTGCAGCCGCGCCTTGTCGGGAAAAGCGTCGGGCTGCATCCCGTCTGGCTTATGTTTGCGCTGTTCGCGTTCGGCGCGCTGTTCGGCTTCGTCGGCTTGCTGATCGCGGTGCCGGCGGCGGCGGCGGTGGCGGTGCTGGTTCGCTTCGCCATCTCGCGCTATCTCGAATCGCCGCTCTACAAGGGCCATGTCGAAGAACCAGTGAAGGCCAAGGCCGTCCGGCAGACCAAGCCGGCGGGTGGCGCCGGTGAACGTGACGGCGATGCGCGCGCCTGA